A stretch of the Gossypium hirsutum isolate 1008001.06 chromosome D07, Gossypium_hirsutum_v2.1, whole genome shotgun sequence genome encodes the following:
- the LOC107953593 gene encoding uncharacterized protein — MLREMKTFNLGWLLFAAVLLISALPFSQASRSKQHKVKTGVFRSPQFVLGPGSVANKLFSNIDFPKGHIALKSFDAEVVDESGNPIPLYDTYLHHWLVLKFYVRKGLENQDISKLNNSDYISGRNSGICQDGALDQFFGLGSETRRTKTRIPDPYGIEIGNPTKIPSGFVETWGLNVHAIDTRGVEDRTGCTECRCNLYNVTKEEDGTPLSPNYDGGLSCCYDGTKCRLKDGFIGIERNLYLQYTVKWIDMNSLIVPVNIYIFDVSDTWKKSRNSTGINSEHNCQVEYQVESCRATGSANDKCIDAKSVSLEMPFGGYLVYGVAHQHAGGTGSALYGKDGRSLCSSIPIYGTGEEAGNENGYIVGMSTCYPKPGTKKISKGETLILESNYSSIKQHTGVMGLFYILVAETLA, encoded by the exons ATGTTGAG GGAAATGAAGACTTTCAATCTTGGATGGTTACTTTTTGCTGCAGTTTTGTTGATTTCAGCTCTACCATTTTCACAAGCCTCTCGGAGTAAACAACATAAGGTAAAAACTGGTGTTTTCCGATCACCTCAGTTCGTGCTCGGGCCGGGATCGGTAGCGAATAAACTTTTTTCAAATATTGATTTTCCGAAAGGTCATATTGCCTTAAAAAGTTTCGATGCTGAGGTTGTTGATGAAAGTGGGAATCCAATTCCATTGTATGATACTTACTTGCATCATTGGCTAGTTCTTAAATTCTATGTACGTAAAGGTTTGGAAAATCAAGACATTTCAAAGCTCAACAATTCGGATTATATTTCGGGGAGAAATAGCGGAATATGTCAAGATGGAGCACTTGATCAATTTTTTGGTCTCGGTTCCGAGACACGAAGAACTAAGACTCGTATCCCTGATCCTTACGGGATAGAAATCGGTAACCCTACTAAGATTCCATCAGGGTTTGTAGAAACATGGGGGTTGAACGTCCATGCTATCGATACAAGGGGAGTGGAAGATAGGACAGGATGTACCGAATGTCGGTGCAATTTGTATAATGTTACCAAGGAGGAAGATGGAACACCTTTGAGTCCAAATTATGATGGGGGACTATCATGTTGCTATGATGGCACAAAATGTAGGTTGAAAGATGGGTTTATTGGTATCGAAAGAAACCTTTACCTCCAATACACCGTGAAGTGGATCGATATGAATAGTTTGATTGTGCcagttaatatttatatatttgatgtTTCTGATACTTGGAAGAAATCTCGTAATTCAACTGGGATTAATTCAGAGCACAATTGCCag GTGGAGTATCAAGTTGAATCTTGTCGTGCCACGGGATCGGCAAACGACAAATGCATTGACGCCAAAAGCGTTAGTCTCGAAATGCCATTTGGTGGTTATTTGGTATATGGTGTTGCACACCAACATGCGGGCGGCACTGGTTCTGCTCTCTATGGGAAG GACGGCCGGAGTTTATGCTCTTCGATACCGATTTACGGGACGGGAGAGGAAGCTGGAAACGAAAATGGTTATATCGTAGGAATGTCGACCTGCTACCCTAAACCAGGAACTAAGAAAATATCAAAAGGGGAGACTCTAATTTTAGAGTCTAATTACAGCAGTATCAAACAGCATACTGGAGTTATGGGGCTATTCTACATATTGGTGGCCGAGACATTGGCTTAG
- the LOC107953594 gene encoding calcium-dependent mitochondrial ATP-magnesium/phosphate carrier protein 2 — translation MEAKPKPECCNPVKKRGPVSMEHVLLALGETKEERDLRIRSMFSFFDAADVGFLDYTQIEKGLSALQIPAEYKYANDLLKVCDANRDGCVDYYEFKRYMDDKELELYRIFQAIDVEHSGCILPEELWDALVKAGIQINDEKLAQFVEHVDKDNNGIITFEEWRDFLLLYPHEANVENIYHHWERVCHVDIGEHAVIPQGINKHVPRINSFIAGGIAGAVSRIATAPFDRLKVVLQVQTTRTSILPAVTKILKEEGLLGFFRGNGLNIVKVTPESAIKFYTFEMLKDVIGEHMGDNKGDIGAGGKLVVGGVAGAVAQSTIYPMDLVKTRLQTCASEGGKAPHLGKLTRDIWVQEGPRAFYKGLVPSIFGIIPYASIDLTVYETLRDFSRTHILQDSEPGPLVNICCGAISGALGATCIYPLQVIRTRMQAQRTTSNTVYNGISDVFWRTYRKEGYRGFYKGLIPTLLKVVPAASSSYLVYEAMKKRLNFD, via the exons ATGGAGGCCAAACCCAAACCTGAATGTTGCAACCCGGTAAAAAAAAGGGGTCCTGTTTCAATGGAACATGTTCTTTTAGCATTAGGGGAAACCAAAGAAGAAAGGGATTTGAGGATTCGTAGTATGTTCAGTTTTTTCGATGCAGCTGATGTGGGATTCTTGGATTATACTCAAATTGAAAAGGGTCTTTCGGCTTTACAGATTCCTGCTGAGTATAAGTATGCCAATGATCTTTTGAAAGTTTGTGATGCAAACAGAGATGGGTGTGTAGATTATTATGAGTTTAAGAGGTATATGGATGATAAAGAGCTTGAACTTTATAGGATTTTTCAAGCTATTGATGTGGAACATAGTGGTTGCATTTTGCCTGAAGAGCTTTGGGATGCACTTGTTAAAGCTG GGATTCAAATCAACGATGAGAAACTTGCTCAATTTGTGGAGCATGTCGATAAGGACAATAATGGGATTATAACATTCGAAGAATGGAGGGATTTCCTTTTACTCTACCCTCACGAAGCTAATGTCGAGAACATCTATCATCATTGGGAAAGGGTTTGCCATGTAGATATTGGAGAACATGCTGTTATTCCTCAAGGCATCAATAAACACGTTCCGAGAATCAATTCTTTTATTGCAGGGGGAATAGCAGGTGCGGTTTCTCGTATTGCAACTGCCCCTTTCGATCGCCTGAAAGTTGTTTTGCAGGTTCAGACTACACGTACAAGTATTCTGCCTGCTGTAACGAAGATATTGAAGGAAGAAGGTTTGTTGGGATTTTTCCGAGGTAATGGGTTAAATATCGTGAAGGTAACACCCGAAAGTGCTATCAAGTTCTATACATTCGAAATGCTGAAGGATGTAATAGGAGAGCATATGGGGGATAACAAGGGTGATATAGGTGCTGGTGGGAAACTTGTTGTCGGTGGTGTTGCGGGTGCAGTGGCACAATCCACTATCTACCCAATGGATCTTGTAAAAACACGATTGCAAACTTGTGCTTCCGAAGGTGGAAAGGCTCCGCATCTAGGGAAGTTAACCCGGGATATATGGGTTCAAGAGGGACCTCGAGCATTTTACAAAGGTCTTGTGCCATCTATTTTCGGGATTATCCCTTATGCCAGTATCGACCTCACCGTCTATGAGACCTTGAGAGATTTCTCAAggacacatattcttcaggacaGTG AACCCGGTCCTCTAGTGAATATATGTTGCGGTGCAATCTCCGGAGCTTTAGGAGCAACATGCATTTACCCTTTGCAGGTTATTCGAACAAG AATGCAAGCACAACGTACCACGTCGAACACGGTGTATAACGGGATATCGGACGTATTTTGGAGAACATATAGGAAGGAAGGTTATAGAGGATTCTACAAAGGACTAATACCAACTCTTCTCAAGGTAGTCCCTGCTGCAAGCAGTTCATATTTGGTTTATGAGGCAATGAAAAAGAGACTAAACTTTGATTAG